A genomic stretch from Deinococcus aquiradiocola includes:
- a CDS encoding response regulator: protein MSAEDAPHAPCVLVVDDNRALQQLAAYVLKSAGLRVVTAGHGLEALEVLAAEPETRLVITDLEMPHLDGFGLLHRIREQSGPPTLIVTARGRPEDVQEAARLGAAGVVKKPFSRGQLLAAAGPFLPDLPLAPGADSA from the coding sequence ATGTCAGCTGAAGACGCGCCGCATGCCCCGTGCGTGCTGGTGGTGGACGACAACCGGGCGCTGCAGCAGCTCGCGGCGTACGTGCTGAAAAGTGCGGGCCTGCGGGTGGTGACGGCCGGTCACGGACTGGAGGCGCTGGAGGTGCTGGCGGCCGAGCCGGAGACGCGCCTCGTGATCACGGACCTGGAGATGCCGCACCTGGACGGCTTCGGGCTGCTGCACCGCATCCGTGAGCAGTCGGGGCCACCCACCCTGATCGTCACGGCGCGCGGACGGCCCGAGGACGTGCAGGAGGCCGCGCGGCTCGGTGCGGCGGGCGTGGTGAAGAAACCCTTCTCGCGCGGGCAGCTGCTCGCGGCGGCCGGGCCGTTCCTGCCGGACCTGCCGCTCGCGCCGGGCGCGGACAGCGCGTGA
- a CDS encoding ATP-binding SpoIIE family protein phosphatase: MTEALDQALESTLAALADSYDQLVFLQQAVDRALKATGMPDLLNLITDAQNLMGAGGFALSLAGRWVGAVPSWLDAQPRPDTHAFELPVRHLPGPASFLGVPFTGGWVAFWDKHSPFSAGDARLAQTLSDLIVSTLEAIDAREQRFRQEMEEHDRALASRIWRHLVPATLPEPFGYRLSTRSEPASQVGGDFHIALGPWIMVGDVSGKGIAAALFTGMFVSSLRLAIQHEDVGAAVAQALHAQLEDAGMLATLAVIYLEGNGAFRYLSMGHPPILIRRADGTVDSLRATAPPLGTFQLERYPMLPGRIEPGDLMCLYSDGLSEAQRTGRNGELELFEYERIAQVLTRALTPAHGLELLQEAMTGWTVDDDLTVVLLQYAPEGKVNRVRNNTLKLRLPADTAELAALGVFVRDGCQRLPEPGLPEVALTELAVNAIVHGHASHLQLTLHDQDDGILITLEDDGAPFDPTLAPEQAAGELREGGYGLLIVRRSASRITYTRRGAWNCTELLYANGGPS, translated from the coding sequence ATGACCGAAGCGCTCGATCAGGCGCTGGAGTCGACGCTGGCAGCCCTGGCGGACAGTTACGACCAGCTGGTGTTCCTGCAGCAGGCGGTGGACCGCGCGCTCAAGGCGACCGGCATGCCGGACCTGCTGAACCTGATCACGGACGCGCAGAACCTGATGGGCGCGGGCGGCTTCGCCCTGTCGCTCGCGGGCCGCTGGGTGGGAGCGGTTCCTTCGTGGCTGGACGCTCAGCCGAGGCCCGACACGCACGCCTTTGAACTGCCTGTGCGGCACCTGCCGGGCCCGGCGTCGTTCCTGGGCGTGCCGTTCACGGGCGGCTGGGTGGCGTTCTGGGACAAGCACTCGCCCTTCAGTGCGGGCGACGCGCGGCTCGCGCAGACGCTCAGCGACCTGATCGTCTCGACGCTCGAAGCGATCGACGCGCGCGAGCAGCGGTTCCGGCAGGAGATGGAGGAGCACGACCGGGCGCTCGCGTCCCGCATCTGGCGGCACCTCGTCCCGGCGACCCTGCCGGAACCGTTCGGGTACCGGCTCAGCACGCGGTCGGAGCCGGCGTCGCAGGTGGGCGGAGACTTTCACATCGCGCTGGGGCCGTGGATCATGGTGGGCGACGTGAGTGGCAAGGGCATCGCGGCCGCGCTGTTCACGGGGATGTTCGTGAGCAGCCTGCGCCTCGCCATCCAGCACGAGGACGTGGGCGCGGCGGTCGCGCAGGCGCTGCACGCGCAGCTGGAGGACGCCGGGATGCTGGCCACGCTGGCCGTGATCTACCTGGAAGGCAACGGCGCGTTCCGGTACCTGAGCATGGGGCACCCGCCGATCCTGATCCGGCGCGCGGACGGCACGGTGGACTCCCTGCGGGCGACCGCGCCGCCGCTCGGGACCTTCCAGCTGGAACGCTATCCGATGCTGCCCGGCCGGATCGAGCCGGGCGACCTGATGTGCCTGTACAGCGACGGGCTGAGCGAGGCGCAGCGCACCGGCCGGAACGGCGAGCTGGAACTGTTCGAGTACGAACGGATCGCGCAGGTGCTGACGCGCGCGCTCACGCCCGCGCACGGCCTGGAGCTGCTGCAGGAGGCGATGACCGGCTGGACGGTCGACGACGACCTCACGGTCGTGCTGCTGCAGTACGCTCCTGAAGGGAAGGTGAATCGCGTGCGGAACAACACCCTGAAACTGCGCCTCCCGGCGGACACGGCCGAACTCGCCGCGCTGGGCGTCTTCGTGCGCGACGGCTGCCAGCGCCTGCCGGAACCGGGCCTGCCGGAAGTGGCACTCACGGAACTCGCCGTGAACGCCATCGTGCACGGGCACGCCAGCCACCTGCAGCTCACGCTGCACGACCAGGACGACGGCATCCTCATCACGCTGGAGGACGACGGCGCGCCGTTCGACCCGACGCTCGCGCCGGAACAGGCGGCCGGTGAGCTGCGCGAGGGCGGCTACGGCCTGCTCATCGTGCGGCGCAGCGCGAGCCGCATCACCTACACCCGCAGGGGCGCGTGGAACTGCACGGAGCTGCTGTACGCCAACGGAGGACCATCATGA
- a CDS encoding STAS domain-containing protein: MNIVKTEQPQGTVCRLEGRFDAHVVPQVRAALEPVRQPLFLDLSGVGFIDSSGLAALVGLFKKAREAGVLFEISGIQDPVRLILELTGLDAILPIRVPGRPQ, encoded by the coding sequence GTGAACATCGTGAAGACCGAACAGCCGCAGGGAACGGTGTGCCGCCTGGAGGGCCGCTTCGACGCGCACGTCGTCCCGCAGGTGAGGGCGGCGCTGGAGCCGGTCCGGCAGCCGCTGTTCCTGGACCTGTCGGGCGTGGGCTTCATCGACTCGTCGGGCCTCGCGGCGCTCGTGGGCCTCTTCAAGAAGGCGCGGGAGGCGGGCGTGCTGTTCGAGATCAGCGGCATTCAGGACCCGGTGCGGCTCATTCTGGAACTCACCGGTCTGGACGCGATCCTGCCGATCCGAGTGCCGGGCAGGCCGCAATGA
- a CDS encoding glycosyltransferase — MHLVLVTAFPPSLGSLNEYGAHLARVMAAKPEVTRLTVLADELPDPALSRHDPQHVRRVWRFNDPGNALRIAAALRDLKPDAVLYNLQFASFGDRKVPAALGLLAPLVTRLGGTPTVTLLHNIFETVDLEKAGFGSNVAVNLVTRAAGRVFTRVLMGSHLLALTMPRYVETLRDAYGARNVFLAPHGSFQEPEPAAPLPERRTVMTFGKFGTYKRVEVLLDAHRLLLQRDPDVRLVIAGSDSPNAKGYLAAVQERHRDVPNVTFTGYVAEEDVPRVFRECSVVAFPYNSTTGSSGVLHQAGEYARAAVMPRIGDLADLIEEEGYRAEFFEPEDAASLAEALWRVIETPGRARDLGLANLNAARGLSLSDVADWYLLQFQRLSAPRGVALGGSA, encoded by the coding sequence ATGCATCTCGTGCTCGTGACCGCGTTCCCGCCGAGTCTCGGCAGTCTGAACGAGTACGGCGCTCACCTCGCGCGGGTGATGGCCGCCAAGCCCGAGGTGACGCGCCTGACGGTCCTCGCGGACGAACTGCCGGACCCGGCGCTGTCCCGCCACGACCCGCAGCACGTGCGGCGCGTGTGGCGCTTCAACGACCCCGGCAACGCCCTGCGGATCGCGGCGGCCCTGCGGGACCTGAAGCCGGACGCGGTGCTGTACAACCTGCAGTTCGCGTCGTTCGGGGACCGCAAGGTCCCGGCGGCGCTGGGGCTGCTCGCGCCGCTCGTGACGCGCCTGGGCGGCACGCCGACCGTGACGCTGCTGCACAACATCTTCGAGACGGTCGATCTGGAGAAGGCGGGCTTCGGGTCGAACGTCGCCGTGAACCTCGTGACGCGCGCGGCGGGCCGGGTGTTCACGCGCGTCCTGATGGGCAGCCACCTGCTGGCGCTCACCATGCCGCGCTACGTGGAGACGCTGCGGGACGCGTACGGGGCGCGCAACGTGTTCCTCGCGCCGCACGGGTCGTTCCAGGAGCCGGAACCGGCCGCGCCGCTGCCGGAGCGGCGCACCGTCATGACCTTCGGGAAGTTCGGGACGTACAAGCGCGTCGAGGTGCTGCTCGACGCGCACCGGCTGCTGCTGCAGCGCGACCCGGACGTGCGGCTCGTGATCGCCGGGAGCGACTCCCCGAACGCGAAGGGGTACCTGGCGGCCGTGCAGGAACGCCACCGGGACGTGCCGAACGTGACCTTCACCGGGTACGTCGCCGAGGAGGACGTGCCGCGCGTCTTCCGGGAGTGCAGCGTCGTCGCGTTCCCGTACAACAGCACGACCGGGTCGAGCGGCGTGCTGCACCAGGCGGGCGAGTACGCGCGGGCGGCCGTGATGCCGCGCATCGGGGACCTCGCGGACCTGATCGAGGAGGAAGGGTACCGCGCGGAATTCTTCGAGCCGGAGGACGCCGCGAGTCTCGCGGAGGCGCTGTGGCGCGTGATCGAGACGCCGGGCCGCGCGCGGGACCTCGGACTCGCGAACCTGAACGCCGCGCGCGGCCTGTCGCTGAGCGACGTGGCCGACTGGTATCTGTTACAGTTCCAGCGGCTGAGCGCCCCGCGGGGCGTGGCCCTGGGAGGTAGCGCGTGA
- a CDS encoding N-acetylglucosamine kinase gives MLLTLDAGASSTKWALFAPDGTLLDRGRLDPVTGHLFTPADRERVTHLLAGLASRVPHAPDTVVMGVTGLQGSAHPLLLDALGETFRLPATRLHVTDDLSLAYAAHFRPGEGVLVYAGTGSMAMHLTRDRHVIRAGGHGFLLGDEGGAFWQGRAGLRALLAQLDAGHAPGGPLADELSRMTGGLDWPALRHFVYQGGRTALATLAPAVHRAATLGDPYALQVTQDAGRHLAALAAQVQARLTHPLPVALAGGGANDLVREAFRDALDAHLGPLARHHPPTDPVMGGPRLAPTPAPLEDPRA, from the coding sequence ATGCTCCTCACGCTCGACGCGGGCGCCAGCAGCACCAAATGGGCACTCTTCGCGCCGGACGGCACGCTCCTCGACCGGGGCCGCCTCGACCCCGTCACCGGGCACCTCTTCACGCCCGCCGACCGGGAACGCGTCACGCACCTCCTCGCGGGCCTCGCCTCCCGCGTCCCGCACGCGCCCGACACTGTCGTGATGGGCGTCACGGGCCTGCAGGGCTCCGCGCACCCGCTGCTGCTCGACGCGCTCGGCGAGACGTTCCGGCTGCCCGCCACGCGCCTGCACGTCACGGACGACCTGAGCCTCGCGTACGCCGCGCACTTCCGGCCCGGCGAGGGCGTCCTCGTGTACGCCGGGACGGGCAGCATGGCCATGCACCTCACGCGGGACCGCCATGTGATCCGCGCGGGCGGGCACGGCTTCCTGCTCGGTGACGAGGGCGGCGCGTTCTGGCAGGGCCGGGCGGGCCTGCGCGCCCTTCTCGCGCAGCTCGACGCGGGCCACGCGCCCGGAGGTCCGCTCGCGGACGAACTGTCCCGCATGACGGGCGGCCTCGACTGGCCCGCCCTGCGGCACTTCGTGTACCAAGGCGGCCGGACCGCACTCGCCACGCTCGCGCCCGCCGTGCACCGCGCCGCCACCCTCGGCGACCCGTACGCCCTGCAGGTCACGCAGGACGCCGGACGCCACCTCGCCGCGCTCGCCGCGCAGGTCCAGGCGCGCCTCACGCACCCGCTGCCCGTCGCGCTCGCGGGCGGCGGCGCCAACGACCTCGTCCGCGAAGCCTTCCGCGACGCCCTCGACGCCCACCTCGGCCCGCTCGCCCGCCACCACCCGCCCACGGACCCCGTCATGGGCGGCCCGCGCCTCGCCCCCACCCCCGCGCCCCTGGAGGACCCCCGCGCATGA
- a CDS encoding ABC transporter permease — protein MTALPATPARREVSGLALAWRRYRRSRLGVAGGLVLIVLYLCALLAGFLAPYDITVQHPGFEYQPPTRLHVTADGHLTRPYVYGTRETRDPVTFARKSVTDPSVRVPLQFLVHAEPYRLLGLRTDVHLFGLPAAPGSGGRAVYYFPFGTDQLGRDLFSRTLVGAQVSLTVGVIGVALSFAIGILMGGLSGYYGGLTDTLIQRLIEVLLSFPRLPILLALGTLIPARWPSTWVYLGIVAVLALIGWAGLARVLRGQVLALRQLEYVSAAQAIGARDLRVILRHITPNLSSFLVVTATLSLPGYILGESALSFLGLGIKEPMTSWGLLLSDARREGFQTLNLYPWLLLPGVFLVLTILAYNFLGDALRDAADTGSR, from the coding sequence GTGACGGCCCTCCCCGCCACGCCCGCCCGGCGCGAGGTGAGCGGCCTCGCCCTCGCGTGGCGCCGCTACCGCCGCTCGCGGCTCGGCGTGGCAGGCGGCCTCGTGCTGATCGTGCTGTACCTCTGCGCGCTCCTCGCGGGATTCCTCGCGCCGTACGACATCACCGTGCAGCACCCCGGCTTCGAGTACCAGCCGCCCACCCGCCTGCACGTCACGGCGGACGGACACCTCACGCGCCCCTACGTGTACGGGACACGCGAGACGCGCGACCCCGTCACCTTCGCCCGCAAAAGCGTCACCGACCCCTCTGTCCGCGTGCCGCTGCAGTTCCTCGTGCACGCCGAACCGTACCGGCTGCTCGGCCTGCGGACCGACGTGCACCTCTTCGGCCTGCCCGCCGCGCCCGGCAGCGGCGGCCGCGCCGTGTACTACTTCCCGTTCGGCACCGACCAGCTGGGCCGGGACCTGTTCTCCCGCACCCTGGTGGGCGCGCAGGTGAGCCTCACGGTCGGCGTGATCGGCGTGGCGCTGTCCTTCGCGATCGGCATCCTGATGGGCGGCCTGAGCGGCTACTACGGCGGCCTCACCGACACGCTCATCCAGCGGCTCATCGAGGTGCTCCTCAGCTTCCCGCGCCTCCCGATCCTGCTGGCGCTCGGCACCCTCATTCCCGCCCGCTGGCCCAGCACCTGGGTGTACCTCGGCATCGTGGCCGTCCTCGCCCTGATCGGCTGGGCGGGCCTCGCGCGCGTGCTGCGCGGACAGGTGCTCGCCCTGCGGCAGCTGGAGTACGTGTCGGCCGCGCAGGCCATCGGCGCGCGCGACCTGCGCGTCATCCTGCGGCACATCACCCCGAACCTCAGCTCCTTCCTGGTCGTCACGGCCACCCTGTCCCTCCCCGGCTACATCCTCGGCGAGAGCGCCCTGTCCTTCCTGGGGCTCGGCATCAAGGAACCCATGACGAGCTGGGGTCTGCTGCTCTCCGACGCGCGCCGCGAGGGCTTCCAGACGCTGAACCTGTACCCGTGGCTGCTGCTGCCCGGCGTGTTCCTGGTCCTCACCATCCTCGCGTACAACTTCCTCGGCGACGCCCTGCGCGACGCGGCCGACACCGGGTCACGCTGA
- a CDS encoding ABC transporter permease, which yields MLNYLLRRVLGMLPTLLVISAVCFLVIKLQPGSFTDQYLEDPRFTRETAAAISRQLGLDQPPVMQYLHWLWNVVTRLDFGYSFLQNRPVVTVIGELLGWTVFIALLTLLVSWLIAVPLGIYTAFNRHTLTAQIVSVLGYLGLAIPDFLAALLLVALVLRLGGTNVGGLFSPHFIDAPWSTARVLDLLGHLWIPVLAVGLEGVAGLMRQTRASMLEVLSQDYIRTARAKGAPQRRIVWRHAVRNAVNPLISLAGLSLPTLISGTIIISIVLNLPTIGPLLYDSLINKDQYMALTLLMFSALLLLIGNLLADLALAWADPRVRYA from the coding sequence ATGCTGAACTACCTGCTCAGGCGGGTGCTGGGCATGCTGCCCACCCTGCTCGTGATCAGCGCCGTGTGCTTTCTCGTGATCAAACTCCAGCCCGGCAGCTTCACCGACCAGTACCTCGAAGACCCGCGCTTCACGCGCGAGACGGCCGCCGCCATCAGCCGCCAGCTGGGCCTCGACCAGCCGCCCGTCATGCAGTACCTGCACTGGCTGTGGAACGTCGTCACGCGCCTCGACTTCGGGTACTCCTTCCTGCAGAACCGCCCGGTCGTCACCGTCATCGGCGAACTGCTCGGCTGGACGGTCTTCATCGCGCTCCTCACGCTGCTCGTCAGCTGGCTGATCGCCGTCCCGCTCGGCATCTACACCGCCTTCAACCGCCACACCCTCACGGCCCAGATCGTCTCGGTGCTCGGGTACCTGGGCCTCGCTATTCCGGACTTCCTGGCGGCCCTGCTGCTCGTCGCGCTGGTGTTGCGTCTCGGCGGGACCAACGTCGGCGGGCTCTTCAGTCCGCACTTCATCGACGCGCCCTGGAGCACCGCGCGCGTGCTGGACCTGCTCGGGCACCTGTGGATCCCGGTGCTCGCCGTGGGCCTGGAGGGCGTGGCGGGCCTGATGCGGCAGACGCGCGCCAGCATGCTCGAAGTGCTGTCGCAGGACTACATCCGCACGGCGCGCGCCAAGGGCGCCCCGCAGCGCCGGATCGTGTGGCGGCACGCCGTGCGGAACGCCGTGAACCCGCTCATCAGCCTGGCGGGCCTGAGCCTCCCCACCCTGATCTCCGGCACCATCATCATCAGCATCGTCCTGAACCTCCCCACCATCGGGCCGCTGCTGTACGACAGCCTCATCAACAAGGACCAGTACATGGCGCTCACCCTGCTGATGTTCTCGGCGCTGCTGCTGCTCATCGGGAACCTCCTCGCGGACCTCGCGCTCGCGTGGGCCGACCCCCGCGTGAGGTACGCGTGA
- a CDS encoding STAS domain-containing protein, translated as MTTTTTLEGNVAQITLEGRLDLHNTPELRALLHEISDQGAKYYFMVMDRLEFIDSSGLSALVSGLKLARKAGGELVLVAPGPTVTKLLDLTMLNKVIPVEETLAGARSHVS; from the coding sequence ATGACCACGACCACCACGCTCGAGGGCAACGTCGCCCAGATCACGCTCGAAGGCCGCCTCGACCTGCACAACACGCCCGAACTGCGCGCCCTGCTGCACGAGATCTCGGACCAGGGCGCCAAGTACTACTTCATGGTGATGGACCGGCTGGAGTTCATCGATTCGTCGGGCCTGTCGGCGCTCGTGTCGGGCCTGAAGCTGGCGCGCAAGGCGGGCGGGGAGCTGGTGCTCGTCGCGCCGGGACCGACCGTCACGAAGCTGCTGGACCTGACGATGCTGAACAAGGTGATTCCGGTCGAGGAGACCCTGGCGGGCGCGAGGTCCCATGTCAGCTGA
- a CDS encoding glycosyltransferase, translating to MTSTARRALNGSTLLLAAIMVVNVLNYGYALVLGRALGPEAYGAYATFVALFLIVSLWPLTLQQVAARAAATGESARAYLQPLAVRSGLGLGVALALLAVPVSGVLKVPLAWLLGLAALSPLLCVTGVLRGEAQGESRFLPFGLNMVLEHLGKIVLTPLALLVVPGASGAALATLAAFPATVAHLWRRGPGRAVGPDARRAALRFAVPAFAGLAAQAVIMNSDVLIVRAALPTAESGVYAAVSIIGRVVFYGAWAVSTAIFPMVAARAGKGRELLWLSLGLTLAVSGSVTAVCALFPSVIVQALFGGGYAAGAAILAPYALITTLYALSNAASTHALAQGQGSTAYLSAVFAVLQVTLLAVHHATVQAVLQDQLIAQSLLLLATLALLRRRSPAAVTAPPKESPLSYAEFQTWKAQSLDTVELSIVIPAYNETERILPTLGAIAVAVSGMGVPWELIVSDDGSRDGTADLVETLGWANLRVLRHANTGKGGAVQRGVRAARAPRVLFADADNSTPIEELPRLLALLDEGYDIVVGSRAASGAVEENKSALRKLVSGGLRVTARILSGVTVQDTQCGFKLFGPRALQQVFTRQQMQGFSFDLELLYLAHRLRLRVAEVPVRWFDAPGSKVSSVRDSLRFLRDIYAVRRLDQSGAYRWEA from the coding sequence ATGACCTCCACCGCCCGGCGGGCCCTGAACGGCAGCACCCTGCTGCTCGCCGCGATCATGGTCGTCAACGTCCTGAACTACGGGTACGCGCTCGTGCTCGGCCGTGCGCTCGGCCCGGAAGCGTACGGGGCGTACGCGACCTTCGTGGCCCTCTTCCTGATCGTGAGCCTGTGGCCGCTTACCCTGCAGCAGGTGGCGGCCCGCGCCGCCGCGACGGGCGAGAGTGCCCGCGCGTACCTGCAGCCGCTCGCGGTGCGCAGCGGCCTGGGCCTGGGCGTGGCGCTGGCCCTGCTGGCCGTGCCGGTGTCGGGCGTCCTGAAGGTGCCGCTCGCGTGGCTGCTGGGCCTCGCGGCGCTCAGCCCGCTGCTGTGCGTGACGGGCGTCCTGCGCGGAGAGGCGCAGGGCGAGTCGCGCTTCCTGCCGTTCGGGCTGAACATGGTGCTGGAACACCTCGGCAAGATCGTCCTCACGCCGCTCGCGCTGCTCGTCGTGCCGGGCGCGTCCGGCGCGGCCCTCGCGACGCTGGCGGCCTTTCCGGCCACGGTGGCGCACCTGTGGCGGCGCGGGCCCGGACGCGCGGTGGGGCCGGACGCGCGCCGGGCGGCCCTGCGCTTTGCGGTCCCGGCCTTCGCGGGCCTCGCGGCGCAGGCGGTCATCATGAACAGCGACGTGCTGATCGTGCGGGCCGCCCTGCCGACCGCCGAGTCGGGCGTGTACGCGGCCGTGTCGATCATCGGCCGCGTGGTCTTCTACGGCGCGTGGGCGGTCAGCACCGCGATCTTCCCGATGGTGGCCGCCCGCGCCGGGAAGGGCCGGGAGCTGCTGTGGCTGTCGCTGGGACTGACACTCGCCGTCTCGGGCAGCGTCACGGCGGTGTGCGCGCTGTTCCCGTCCGTGATCGTGCAGGCGCTCTTCGGGGGCGGGTATGCGGCGGGCGCGGCGATCCTCGCGCCGTACGCGCTCATCACCACCCTGTACGCCCTGTCGAACGCGGCCTCCACGCACGCGCTCGCGCAGGGGCAGGGCAGCACCGCGTACCTGTCGGCCGTCTTCGCCGTCCTGCAGGTCACGCTGCTCGCCGTCCATCACGCCACCGTCCAGGCGGTCCTGCAGGACCAGCTGATCGCGCAGTCGCTGCTGCTGCTCGCCACGCTGGCCCTGCTGCGCCGCCGCTCACCCGCTGCCGTCACCGCCCCCCCGAAGGAGAGTCCCTTGTCTTACGCTGAATTCCAGACCTGGAAGGCACAGTCTCTCGACACGGTCGAACTGTCGATCGTCATTCCCGCCTACAACGAAACCGAACGCATCCTGCCGACGCTGGGCGCCATCGCGGTCGCCGTGTCCGGCATGGGCGTCCCCTGGGAGCTGATCGTCTCGGACGACGGGAGCCGCGACGGGACCGCCGACCTCGTCGAGACGCTCGGTTGGGCGAACCTGCGGGTGCTGCGGCACGCGAACACCGGGAAGGGCGGCGCCGTGCAGCGCGGCGTGCGGGCGGCCCGCGCGCCGAGGGTGCTGTTCGCGGACGCGGACAACAGCACGCCGATCGAGGAGCTGCCGCGCCTGCTGGCCCTGCTGGACGAGGGGTACGACATCGTGGTCGGCTCGCGCGCCGCGTCGGGCGCCGTGGAGGAGAACAAGAGCGCCCTGCGCAAACTCGTGTCGGGCGGGCTGCGCGTCACGGCGCGCATCCTGAGCGGCGTGACGGTGCAGGACACGCAGTGCGGCTTCAAGCTGTTCGGGCCGCGCGCGCTGCAGCAGGTGTTCACGCGTCAGCAGATGCAGGGCTTCTCCTTCGACCTGGAGCTGCTGTACCTCGCGCACCGGTTGCGCCTGCGGGTGGCGGAGGTGCCGGTGCGGTGGTTCGACGCGCCGGGCAGCAAGGTCAGCTCGGTGCGCGACTCGCTGCGGTTCCTGCGGGACATCTACGCCGTGCGGCGCCTGGACCAGAGCGGCGCGTACCGGTGGGAGGCCTGA
- a CDS encoding GntR family transcriptional regulator gives MADGPQFTVTLDHAATTPIYLQVAHGIQRWLGTEHATPGTALPSERDLAGQFGVSRVTVRQAIALLTTQGLLERRRGSGTFILPRRIEHPLGTLQSFSDDMRARGQVPGAHVLSFALNRATPHEAMTLGLREHSRVYRIRRLRTADGTPLAVESSVLPEDRVGDLHADTLKDRSLYELLSARALVPVRALRHLRAVNADTEHAALLQVRPGAALLMTERVSWLADGTPIELASAHYRGDRYDFLMELTTPET, from the coding sequence ATGGCGGACGGCCCCCAGTTCACCGTGACGCTCGATCACGCCGCGACCACCCCCATCTACCTGCAGGTCGCGCACGGCATCCAGCGCTGGCTCGGCACTGAACACGCCACGCCCGGCACCGCCCTCCCCAGCGAACGCGACCTCGCCGGGCAGTTCGGCGTGTCGCGCGTCACCGTCCGGCAGGCCATCGCGCTCCTCACCACGCAGGGCCTCCTCGAACGGCGGCGCGGCAGCGGCACCTTCATCCTCCCGCGCCGCATCGAACACCCGCTCGGCACCCTCCAGAGCTTCAGCGACGACATGCGCGCCCGCGGTCAGGTGCCGGGCGCGCACGTCCTGAGCTTCGCGCTGAACCGCGCCACGCCACACGAGGCGATGACGCTCGGCCTGCGCGAACACAGCCGCGTGTACCGCATCCGCCGCCTCCGGACCGCCGACGGCACCCCCCTCGCCGTCGAATCGAGCGTCCTGCCCGAAGACCGCGTCGGTGACCTCCACGCCGACACCCTCAAGGACCGCAGCCTGTACGAACTGCTCAGCGCGCGCGCCCTCGTTCCCGTCCGCGCCCTGCGCCACCTGCGCGCCGTGAACGCCGACACCGAACACGCCGCCCTGCTGCAGGTCCGGCCCGGCGCGGCCCTCCTCATGACCGAACGCGTCTCCTGGCTCGCCGACGGCACCCCCATCGAGCTCGCGAGCGCCCACTACCGCGGTGACCGGTACGACTTCCTGATGGAACTCACCACCCCGGAAACCTGA
- a CDS encoding N-acetylmuramic acid 6-phosphate etherase, which yields MTRPPTQRPTPRSDDDQTAPLSTEQPSDQHTDLDLLGTPELVQALLDDQLNAVRAAQAALPDIARAADLAVTRLQHAGRLVYVGAGTSGRLGVLDGVELLPTFSWPPERLVTLIAGGERAMFRAAEGAEDDEAQAVLDLQAHHVDAGDVVIVLAASGATPYAVAAARHATQLGALTIGVSNNPGSPLQAAVHVPITLDTGSEVISGSTRLKAGTSQKIVLNALSSAIMVRLHKVYGNLMVDLQATNRKLRLRALHLTVLASGADPDAARHALHDADGHVKTAIVMLRLGLNAEQARHALTAAGHSVRAVLDAHP from the coding sequence ATGACCCGCCCCCCCACCCAGAGGCCCACCCCCAGGAGCGACGACGACCAGACCGCGCCGCTCTCCACCGAACAGCCCAGCGACCAGCACACGGACCTCGACCTGCTCGGCACGCCGGAGCTCGTGCAGGCCCTCCTCGACGACCAGCTGAACGCCGTGCGCGCCGCCCAGGCCGCCCTGCCCGACATCGCCCGAGCCGCCGACCTCGCCGTGACGCGCCTGCAGCACGCCGGGCGACTCGTGTACGTCGGCGCGGGCACCTCCGGCCGCCTCGGCGTGCTCGACGGCGTCGAACTGCTCCCCACCTTCTCGTGGCCGCCCGAACGCCTCGTGACGCTCATCGCGGGCGGCGAACGCGCCATGTTCCGCGCCGCCGAAGGCGCCGAGGACGACGAGGCGCAGGCCGTCCTCGACCTCCAGGCGCACCACGTGGACGCGGGCGACGTCGTGATCGTGCTCGCCGCGAGCGGCGCCACCCCCTACGCCGTCGCGGCCGCCCGCCACGCCACGCAGCTCGGCGCGCTCACCATCGGCGTCAGCAACAACCCCGGCAGCCCCCTCCAGGCCGCCGTGCACGTCCCCATCACGCTCGACACCGGCAGCGAGGTCATCAGCGGCAGCACGCGCCTCAAGGCGGGCACCTCCCAGAAGATCGTCCTGAATGCCCTGAGCAGCGCCATCATGGTCCGGCTGCACAAGGTGTACGGCAACCTGATGGTGGACCTGCAGGCCACCAACCGCAAACTCCGCCTCCGCGCCCTGCACCTCACCGTCCTCGCGAGCGGCGCCGACCCGGACGCCGCCCGGCACGCCCTGCACGACGCGGACGGCCACGTCAAGACCGCCATCGTCATGCTGCGCCTCGGCCTGAACGCCGAACAGGCCAGACACGCCCTCACGGCCGCCGGTCACAGTGTACGCGCGGTCCTGGACGCCCACCCGTGA